One genomic window of Monodelphis domestica isolate mMonDom1 chromosome 1, mMonDom1.pri, whole genome shotgun sequence includes the following:
- the PCDH12 gene encoding protocadherin-12, with product MAFFLWLPLSGLCCFFFLLVDGQEIATLTVKYQVSEEVPHGTVIGKLSRELSWEEGSRQEGAFQILQPPQVLPIQVGSKDGLLSTERRLDREQLCRQKDPCLISFDVLATEGLALIHVEIRVLDINDHHPRFPKAEQELEISESASLRTRIPLDRAWDLDTGPNTLHSYSLSPSEHFALEVILGPDESKHAELVVVKELDRELHAAFNLVLTAFDNGDPPKSGTSLVKVSVLDSNDNSPVFAESSLALEVGEDTIPGTLLLNLTATDPDEGPNGEVEFSLGKHVPPDVQNTFSIDAQTGQITLNRPLDYEKTPAYEIDVQARDLGPNPIPAHCKVLIKVLDVNDNSPSIHITWASRPSVISEALPKDSFIALVIANDLDSGDNGLVHCSLKQGRGHFQLKRTNGNTYMLLTNAVLDRETWPQYNLTLLAQDQGEQPLSAKKQITIQISDINDNAPVFEVSKYNISIWENNLPSSHLITVKARDADLDLNGKVTYRLQESSFSHLVAIDSDTGEISASTTLDYEQMTGFQFLVIAEDGGEPRLVSSASVKVSLLDINDNAPIVVQPVLSGGTASISVFVNSSTGHLMVSSETPDSYRATVSGTSSLVASRSWLFLLMTIVAIDADSGDNGNLLYAIQSGNEARLFFLDPHVGQLYINATNASSLIGTEWELMIVVTDLGNPPLETRAMVKVTFTNSLDHLKNLAQESSPLSTSVVTVICLAVLLAIFLLILVLIVSICRTDRKDNRAYNCREAESTYRHQPKRPQKQIQKTDIHLVPVLRGQVEELSEAELPHKEAGKEKVPETDWDSPLQAPYLTPTLYRTLRNQGNQGTSPEEREVLQDTYNLLFHHPRQRNASRENLSLPDPQPTCQPHLKASKNMGSPQIRPSQEQRSDPAVLDLLASTTTLRRQRNLNGKEDPDKEHHPHQILRSLVRLSVAAFTERNPMEELTIDSPPVQQISQLLSLLHQGQFQPKPNHRGNKYSAKTGSVRNAGLETDWQSTREGDHGEHEAEEGNSDNELVKQLLEEELESLFDPQTGLALDRLNVPDPAWMARLSLPLNTNYRDNVFSPDSPASNQGREVTAMEEPRTFQTFGKSAGSEINSMGTQLASTFLSEMSSLFEMLLSQNSNAPVAPSEVLQRLSACGKTLGLDLAGSGALGSEAIGTSGKKGPKSRTDSSTSSRGL from the exons ATGGCATTCTTTTTATGGCTTCCCTTGTCTGGTTTGtgctgcttcttttttcttttagtagaTGGTCAGGAGATAGCCACTCTCACTGTAAAGTACCAAGTTTCAGAAGAAGTGCCCCATGGAACGGTGATAGGAAAACTGTCTAGAGAGCTGAGCTGGGAGGAGGGAAGCAGACAAGAAGGGGCTTTCCAGATTTTGCAGCCACCTCAAGTGCTCCCTATTCAGGTTGGCTCTAAAGATGGCTTACTCAGCACAGAGAGAAGGCTGGACAGAGAGCAACTCTGCAGACAGAAAGACCCTTGCCTGATATCTTTCGATGTGCTGGCCACAGAGGGCCTAGCTTTGATTCACGTGGAGATCCGGGTGCTGGACATCAATGATCACCACCCCCGCTTCCCCAAAGCAGAGCAGGAGCTGGAGATCTCTGAAAGCGCCTCTCTGCGGACCAGAATTCCCTTGGACCGAGCCTGGGACCTTGACACGGGCCCCAATACCCTGCACTCGTACTCGCTCTCTCCCAGTGAGCACTTTGCTCTGGAGGTGATCCTGGGGCCTGATGAAAGCAAACACGCAGAGCTTGTGGTGGTGAAGGAGCTGGACCGGGAGCTGCATGCAGCCTTCAACTTGGTACTGACGGCCTTTGACAACGGGGATCCCCCCAAGTCGGGTACCAGCTTAGTCAAGGTCAGTGTTCTGGATTCCAACGACAACAGCCCCGTGTTTGCAGAGAGCTCATTGGCTTTAGAAGTTGGGGAAGATACCATCCCGGGGACCCTTCTCCTAAACCTCACGGCAACTGACCCTGACGAGGGCCCAAATGGGGAGGTAGAGTTTTCCCTCGGGAAGCACGTGCCACCAGATGTGCAGAACACCTTTAGTATTGATGCCCAAACAGGTCAGATCACTCTGAATCGGCCCCTGGACTATGAAAAAACCCCTGCCTATGAGATAGATGTACAAGCCAGGGACTTGGGTCCCAACCCCATCCCCGCTCACTGCAAAGTCCTCATCAAGGTTCTAGATGTCAATGACAACTCCCCGAGCATCCATATTACATGGGCCTCTAGACCATCTGTGATATCCGAAGCTCTTCCCAAGGACAGCTTCATTGCCCTCGTGATAGCAAATGACCTGGATTCTGGGGACAACGGCCTGGTTCATTGCTCCCTCAAGCAAGGACGGGGACATTTTCAACTAAAAAGAACCAATGGTAATACTTACATGCTCCTGACCAATGCTGTCCTAGACAGGGAGACGTGGCCTCAGTATAACTTGACGTTGTTAGCCCAAGACCAGGGGGAACAGCCCTTATCGGCCAAGAAACAGATTACGATTCAGATCAGTGACATCAATGACAATGCGCCCGTGTTTGAGGTGAGCAAGTACAATATCTCCATTTGGGAGAATAATCTACCTTCTTCCCACCTCATCACTGTTAAGGCTCGTGATGCTGACCTGGATCTCaatggaaaagtcacttaccGTCTTCAGGAATCTTCTTTTTCCCATCTGGTAGCTATTGACTCTGACACCGGGGAGATCTCAGCATCTACTACCCTGGACTATGAACAAATGACGGGTTTTCAATTTCTGGTAATAGCAGAAGATGGAGGTGAGCCTCGGCTTGTTTCTAGCGCCTCTGTGAAGGTGAGCCTCCTTGACATCAATGACAATGCTCCCATTGTGGTGCAGCCTGTCCTTAGTGGTGGGACAGCCTCTATTTCTGTGTTTGTGAACTCTTCCACGGGTCACCTAATGGTCTCTTCTGAGACCCCTGACTCCTATAGAGCAACTGTCTCTGGCACATCTTCCTTGGTGGCCTCTAGATCCTGGCTGTTTCTCTTAATGACCATTGTGGCCATTGATGCAGATTCTGGGGACAATGGAAATCTTCTCTATGCCATTCAGAGTGGCAATGAGGCTCGCCTCTTCTTCCTTGATCCTCACGTGGGCCAGCTGTACATCAATGCTACAAATGCCAGCAGCCTCATTGGCACTGAATGGGAACTGATGATTGTTGTCACTGATCTTGGAAATCCCCCCTTGGAGACCAGAGCTATGGTGAAAGTGACTTTCACCAACAGCCTTGATCATCTGAAGAACCTGGCTCAGGAATCTAGCCCCTTGAGCACCTCAGTAGTGACTGTGATTTGCTTGGCTGTATTGTTGGCCATCTTCTTGTTGATTCTTGTTCTGATTGTGTCCATCTGCAGAACTGACCGTAAGGATAACAGAGCCTATAACTGCAGGGAAGCAGAGTCAACCTACCGACACCAACCCAAGAGGCCCCAGAAACAAATCCAGAAAACTGACATTCACCTAGTGCCAGTGCTCAGGGGCCAAGTGGAGGAGCTAAGTGAAGCTGAGCTACCCCACAAGGAAGCAGGAAAGGAAAAGGTTCCAGAAACAGACTGGGACTCTCCATTGCAGGCTCCATATTTAACCCCAACATTGTATAGGACACTTCGGAACCAAGGGAACCAGGGAACTTCTCCTGAGGAAAGAGAGGTGTTACAGGATACCTACAATCTCCTTTTCCACCATCCCAGGCAGAGAAATGCCTCTCGAGAAAATCTGAGCCTTCCAGATCCCCAACCAACATGCCAGCCTCACCTCAAGGCCTCAAAAAATATGGGAAGTCCCCAGATAAGGCCATCCCAAGAGCAGAGGAGTGATCCAGCAGTACTAGACCTTCTGGCCTCTACTACAACTCTTAGGAGGCAGCGAAACCTGAATGGCAAAGAGGACCCAGACAAAGAGCATCACCCCCACCAGATCCTGCGCAGTCTGGTTCGACTGTCTGTGGCTGCCTTCACAGAACGCAACCCCATGGAGGAGCTCACCATTGACTCTCCTCCAGTTCAG CAAATCTCCCAGCTGCTGTCCTTGCTGCACCAGGGCCAATTTCAACCCAAACCAAACCACAGAGGAAACAAATACTCAGCCAAGACCGGTAGTGTCAG AAATGCAGGATTGGAGACAGACTGGCAAAGTACCAGGGAGGGTGACCATGGGGAACACGAAGCTGAAGAAGGGAATTCGGACAACGAGCTGGTGAAACAACTCTTGGAAGAAGAATTAGAGAGCTTGTTCGATCCTCAGACAG GTCTGGCGCTTGATCGGCTGAATGTCCCAGATCCAGCTTGGATGGCGAGGCTGTCCCTGCCTCTTAACACCAACTACAGAGACAATGTCTTCTCCCCAGACTCCCCAGCCTCTAACCAGGGTCGAGAAGTCACTGCCATGGAGGAACCAAGAACCTTCCAGACATTTGGTAAATCAGCTGGGTCTGAGATAAACTCGATGGGGACCCAGCTGGCCAGCACCTTCCTCTCAGAGATGAGCTCCCTGTTTGAGATGCTGCTATCCCAGAACAGCAACGCCCCTGTAGCCCCCTCTGAAGTGCTGCAGCGCCTCTCAGCCTGCGGCAAGACTCTGGGGTTGGACCTTGCTGGGAGTGGGGCCCTGGGCTCCGAAGCCATAGGTACAAGCGGGAAGAAAGGACCCAAGAGCAGGACTGACAGCAGCACTAGCAGCAGGGGTCTGTGA